A region of Solibacillus isronensis DNA encodes the following proteins:
- a CDS encoding methyl-accepting chemotaxis protein: MRFRNAIKFKDRLAVLMIICICSNIILTVFSMDYLRKMEREAQALYEEKLMTLHTVQDIEQQYLKTKEIPAQSMGQLVAFDSKMEFYMKQLASNPSATLFEEIDAYIIERASAQLASHENDIKFGYSLLLSISILLMLLVLFFGIQAIRSINKPTRELKQLFKLVQQGDLTKYATYSARDELGETTKYYNLMIGDMKELLKTVRKNTESASEANNELQTNAEQITTGAVRIASSSDDMTGSLQYAATRLADNAASVQQVAAGIDEITERMHHVDHYIKETIAQAEDGAAIVGQNIAQMHDVERAMQTANNTITQLNEQTQHVSRAVTMIHSIADQTNLLALNASIEAARAGEHGRGFAVVAQEVRKLAEQSQEFTKSIATIVTKIQQGTLEATNNMENAMRSVDTGVTTTEQSAAKFREITMQVQQIGPQMEQVSTIMNEISSHTHDVAQSSMELSNRSEGNLVSMHLIQEQIDIQKNSTSEIYEEIQSIAKNMRSLTHAVKRFQI; encoded by the coding sequence ATGCGCTTTCGTAATGCGATTAAATTTAAAGACCGGCTTGCAGTATTAATGATCATATGTATCTGTTCAAACATCATTTTAACCGTATTCAGTATGGATTATTTGCGAAAAATGGAAAGGGAAGCGCAGGCTTTATATGAAGAAAAACTCATGACACTTCATACAGTGCAGGATATTGAACAGCAGTATCTCAAGACAAAAGAAATCCCAGCGCAATCCATGGGGCAATTAGTTGCTTTCGATTCCAAAATGGAGTTTTATATGAAGCAGCTCGCGAGCAACCCCTCCGCCACACTATTTGAGGAAATCGATGCATACATAATCGAGCGGGCATCCGCACAATTAGCCAGTCATGAAAATGATATAAAATTCGGATACAGTCTTCTATTATCGATTTCCATCCTTTTAATGCTGCTTGTACTGTTTTTTGGTATTCAGGCAATTCGCTCGATCAATAAGCCGACCCGCGAGTTGAAACAGCTATTTAAACTCGTGCAGCAAGGGGATTTAACGAAGTACGCGACATACTCTGCGCGCGATGAGCTAGGGGAAACAACGAAATACTACAATTTAATGATTGGTGATATGAAGGAGCTTTTAAAAACAGTCCGGAAAAATACAGAATCGGCGTCAGAAGCGAATAACGAGCTTCAAACAAATGCCGAGCAGATTACAACTGGGGCAGTGCGTATTGCCTCAAGCTCGGATGACATGACCGGTTCACTTCAATATGCAGCAACCCGATTAGCGGATAACGCAGCATCGGTACAGCAGGTGGCAGCCGGGATTGATGAAATAACCGAGCGCATGCATCATGTTGACCATTATATAAAAGAAACAATTGCACAGGCTGAAGACGGTGCAGCGATCGTCGGGCAAAATATAGCACAAATGCATGATGTGGAACGTGCGATGCAAACAGCGAACAATACAATTACCCAGCTGAATGAACAGACACAGCATGTTTCAAGAGCAGTGACGATGATTCACTCGATTGCCGACCAGACGAATCTGCTTGCGCTGAATGCCTCCATTGAAGCAGCAAGAGCAGGGGAACATGGACGAGGTTTTGCCGTTGTGGCCCAGGAAGTGCGTAAACTTGCGGAACAATCGCAGGAGTTCACAAAATCCATTGCAACAATCGTCACAAAAATTCAGCAAGGAACTTTGGAAGCGACGAACAATATGGAAAATGCGATGAGAAGTGTTGATACGGGGGTCACGACAACGGAACAAAGTGCGGCCAAATTCAGGGAAATTACGATGCAAGTACAACAGATCGGTCCGCAAATGGAGCAAGTTTCTACTATTATGAATGAAATTTCCAGTCATACCCATGATGTTGCGCAAAGTTCGATGGAGTTAAGCAACCGCTCCGAAGGAAATCTCGTCTCGATGCACCTGATTCAGGAGCAAATTGACATACAGAAAAATTCAACGTCAGAAATTTATGAAGAAATTCAAAGCATCGCAAAAAATATGCGTTCGTTAACACATGCAGTCAAACGGTTTCAAATCTGA
- a CDS encoding geranylgeranyl pyrophosphate synthase produces MNSQIQLIVPKWFVQDELHIIETIVSKTSADTGIVIAGENFDATKRCHPTVRLYMIQLLDDQYEITKELDAFQFDTAEEAKQFCAKLPEMTAIDLVMLMNKEEPVFSI; encoded by the coding sequence ATGAACAGTCAAATTCAACTAATCGTACCGAAGTGGTTTGTCCAGGATGAGCTACATATTATCGAAACGATCGTTAGCAAAACGTCAGCGGATACTGGTATTGTCATTGCCGGAGAAAACTTTGATGCAACAAAACGATGCCATCCAACTGTACGCCTTTATATGATCCAACTATTGGATGATCAATATGAAATCACAAAAGAATTGGATGCCTTCCAGTTCGATACTGCTGAAGAAGCTAAACAATTTTGCGCAAAGCTGCCTGAAATGACGGCGATTGATTTGGTTATGTTAATGAATAAGGAAGAGCCTGTATTTTCTATTTAA
- a CDS encoding stage V sporulation protein S, which yields MDSLKVSSRSNPNSVAGALVAVIREQGFAEMQAVGAGALNQAIKAVAIARGFVAPSGTDLICAPAFADIIIAGEDRTALKLLVEKRNR from the coding sequence GTGGATTCATTAAAAGTATCATCTCGTTCTAATCCTAATTCTGTTGCAGGAGCACTCGTTGCGGTTATACGAGAGCAAGGGTTTGCTGAAATGCAGGCGGTAGGTGCAGGTGCGTTAAACCAGGCAATTAAAGCAGTAGCAATCGCTCGAGGGTTTGTAGCCCCAAGCGGCACAGATTTAATTTGTGCGCCAGCTTTCGCGGACATCATCATTGCAGGAGAAGATCGTACGGCATTAAAACTACTCGTTGAAAAAAGAAATCGTTAA
- a CDS encoding CpsD/CapB family tyrosine-protein kinase yields MVRLSLRKKKNMLQNSNVARKLVTFTETKSHIIEQFRTIRTNIKFSMPDEPLKTILITSSTPGEGKSTNVANLGVVFAQEDKKVLLIDADMRKPTLHHTFKTFNKVGLSNILARRSALHEAIQETFIVGLDVITSGPIPPNPAELLSSQGLEALFQEVKNQYDIIIIDSPPLLSVTDAQILANKCDGAIMILNTGVIDKRAAKKAQMLLAASHTKILGVVLNNYKTKNHYNYYDGYRYAE; encoded by the coding sequence ATGGTGAGGCTGAGTCTGAGAAAAAAGAAAAATATGTTGCAAAATTCGAATGTCGCAAGGAAACTCGTGACATTTACTGAAACGAAATCCCATATTATCGAGCAGTTTCGCACTATCCGTACAAATATTAAGTTTTCCATGCCGGATGAGCCGTTAAAGACGATTTTAATTACTTCTTCCACACCGGGTGAAGGGAAATCGACGAACGTGGCGAATCTCGGTGTCGTGTTTGCACAGGAAGACAAAAAGGTGCTCCTTATTGATGCGGATATGCGGAAACCGACGCTGCATCATACATTTAAAACGTTTAATAAAGTTGGCTTGTCTAACATTCTTGCAAGAAGATCCGCGTTGCATGAGGCGATCCAGGAGACTTTTATCGTGGGGCTCGATGTCATTACAAGCGGTCCGATTCCGCCGAATCCTGCCGAACTGCTTTCATCCCAAGGGTTGGAAGCTTTATTTCAGGAAGTGAAAAATCAATATGACATCATTATTATTGATTCTCCGCCATTATTATCGGTGACTGACGCGCAGATCCTGGCGAATAAATGTGACGGGGCGATCATGATTTTAAATACGGGCGTGATCGACAAACGTGCCGCGAAAAAAGCACAGATGCTGTTGGCGGCTTCCCACACAAAGATTTTGGGTGTTGTGTTGAACAACTACAAAACAAAGAATCATTATAATTATTATGATGGTTACCGTTATGCTGAATAA
- a CDS encoding 2-oxoacid:acceptor oxidoreductase subunit alpha, whose protein sequence is MLHQLSWKVGGQQGEGIESTGEIFSMAMNRLGYFLYGYRHFSSRIKGGHTNNKITVRPTEVRAIADDLDILVAFDQETIDVNYKELTPSSIILADAKFDPKNPEDSVAPLYAVPFTEIAAELGTSLMKNMVAIGATAALLNLDESVFQSVVNEIFGRKGEEVVAKNIEAIERGRQAISEQIGDRVGTWEIAPADGKRRMFMIGNDAAALGALAAGSRFMAAYPITPASEIMEYMIKKLPLVGGAVIQTEDEIAAATMAIGANYGGVRAFTASAGPGLSLMMEAIGLSGMTEQPLVIFDTQRGGPSTGLPTKQEQSDLMAMLYGTHGEIPKVVIAPSTMEEAFYDTIQAFNIAEELQLPVIVMTDLQLSLGKQSVDPFDYSKIEIRRGKIIEAVEDEETKDYFKRYENTEDGVSPRVLPGTKGGIHHVTGVEHDETGKPSEATGNRRTQMDKRMRKLQHVRFENPVYVNAPHEDADVLLVGFNSTRGAIEEVQEKLNSEGVKVNHAHIKLIHPFPAEEMSALMDKAKKVIVVENNATGQLANIMKMNIGGHAKTKSILKYDGTPFLPRELTNLVKEEI, encoded by the coding sequence ATGTTACATCAGCTTTCATGGAAAGTCGGTGGGCAGCAAGGTGAAGGGATTGAGAGTACAGGTGAAATTTTCTCAATGGCAATGAATCGTCTAGGGTATTTCCTATACGGTTACCGTCATTTCTCTTCTCGTATTAAAGGTGGCCATACGAATAATAAAATTACGGTTCGTCCGACAGAAGTACGCGCAATTGCGGACGACTTAGATATACTAGTGGCGTTTGACCAGGAAACGATCGACGTGAACTATAAAGAATTAACACCAAGCAGTATCATTTTAGCGGATGCGAAATTTGATCCGAAAAATCCGGAAGACAGTGTCGCGCCATTATACGCGGTACCGTTTACGGAAATTGCGGCTGAACTTGGTACGTCTCTAATGAAAAACATGGTTGCGATTGGTGCAACGGCAGCACTTTTAAACTTGGATGAATCGGTTTTCCAAAGTGTTGTTAATGAAATTTTCGGACGTAAAGGTGAAGAAGTCGTAGCGAAAAACATTGAAGCGATTGAACGCGGACGTCAGGCAATTTCAGAGCAGATCGGTGACCGTGTAGGTACATGGGAAATTGCGCCTGCAGACGGAAAACGCCGTATGTTCATGATCGGTAACGATGCAGCGGCATTAGGTGCCTTGGCAGCCGGCTCTCGTTTCATGGCAGCATATCCGATTACACCGGCATCTGAAATTATGGAATACATGATTAAAAAGCTTCCATTAGTAGGTGGAGCGGTTATTCAAACAGAAGACGAAATTGCTGCGGCAACAATGGCGATCGGTGCAAACTACGGCGGTGTGCGTGCATTCACGGCATCAGCTGGTCCTGGTCTTTCATTAATGATGGAAGCAATTGGTCTTTCAGGTATGACGGAGCAGCCACTTGTAATTTTTGATACACAGCGTGGTGGTCCATCAACAGGTTTACCGACAAAGCAGGAGCAATCGGATTTAATGGCAATGCTTTACGGTACACATGGTGAAATCCCGAAAGTAGTTATTGCGCCTTCTACAATGGAAGAAGCGTTTTACGATACGATCCAGGCGTTTAACATTGCCGAAGAATTACAATTACCTGTAATCGTTATGACAGATTTGCAGTTATCATTAGGTAAACAGTCGGTTGATCCGTTTGATTACAGCAAAATAGAAATTCGCCGCGGTAAAATTATCGAAGCGGTTGAAGACGAAGAAACGAAAGACTACTTCAAGCGTTATGAAAATACAGAAGACGGCGTTTCTCCACGTGTGCTGCCAGGTACAAAAGGCGGTATTCACCACGTAACAGGTGTAGAGCACGATGAAACAGGTAAGCCATCTGAAGCAACGGGCAACCGTCGCACGCAAATGGATAAGCGTATGCGTAAATTACAGCATGTCCGCTTTGAAAATCCGGTATACGTGAACGCACCTCATGAAGATGCGGACGTATTGCTTGTAGGCTTTAACTCAACGCGCGGAGCAATAGAAGAAGTTCAGGAAAAGCTGAACTCTGAAGGCGTAAAAGTAAACCACGCACATATTAAGCTGATCCATCCATTCCCTGCAGAAGAAATGAGTGCATTAATGGATAAAGCGAAAAAAGTGATTGTCGTTGAAAACAATGCGACAGGTCAGCTAGCAAATATTATGAAAATGAATATCGGTGGTCACGCGAAGACTAAATCGATTTTAAAATACGATGGTACACCATTCCTACCACGTGAATTAACAAACTTAGTGAAGGAGGAAATTTAA
- a CDS encoding 2-oxoacid:ferredoxin oxidoreductase subunit beta: protein MATFKDFRNSVKPNWCPGCGDFSVQAAIQRAAANVGYEPSELAVISGIGCSGRISGYINSYGFHGIHGRALPIAQGLKMANKDLKVIASGGDGDGFAIGMGHTIHAIRRNIDITYVVMDNQIYGLTKGQTSPRSAAGFITKSTPGGAIEPSLKPLEVALTAGATFVAQGFSTDIKELTAMIEAGLNHKGFSFINVFSPCVTYNKVNTYDWFKENLTKLADIEGYDSSNREEAMQTVMRHEGLVTGIIYQDTETTSYQEKIKGYSELPLTDIDISLSEEQFDQLTKEFM, encoded by the coding sequence ATGGCAACATTTAAAGATTTCCGAAATTCCGTAAAACCTAACTGGTGTCCAGGCTGTGGTGACTTCTCCGTACAAGCGGCGATTCAACGTGCAGCAGCAAACGTAGGCTATGAACCAAGCGAATTGGCAGTTATTTCAGGAATCGGCTGTTCTGGTCGTATTTCAGGCTATATTAATTCATACGGTTTCCACGGTATTCACGGTCGTGCATTACCGATCGCACAAGGCCTTAAAATGGCGAACAAAGACCTGAAAGTTATCGCTTCAGGCGGTGACGGTGACGGCTTCGCGATCGGTATGGGTCACACAATCCATGCGATCCGCCGTAACATCGACATTACGTATGTAGTAATGGATAACCAAATTTACGGATTAACAAAAGGGCAAACATCTCCACGTTCTGCTGCTGGTTTCATTACGAAATCAACACCAGGCGGAGCAATCGAGCCATCATTAAAACCATTGGAAGTTGCATTAACAGCAGGTGCGACATTTGTAGCACAAGGCTTCTCAACGGACATTAAAGAACTGACAGCAATGATCGAAGCCGGCCTAAACCATAAAGGCTTCTCGTTCATCAACGTATTCTCACCATGTGTAACGTACAACAAAGTAAATACGTACGACTGGTTCAAAGAGAACTTAACAAAGCTTGCTGACATCGAAGGCTATGATTCATCTAACCGCGAAGAGGCGATGCAAACAGTAATGCGCCATGAAGGTCTTGTAACAGGCATTATTTATCAGGATACTGAAACAACTTCGTATCAGGAGAAAATCAAAGGCTATTCAGAGCTGCCATTAACAGATATCGATATTAGCTTGTCAGAAGAACAATTTGATCAGCTGACGAAGGAATTTATGTAA
- the hrcA gene encoding heat-inducible transcriptional repressor HrcA: MLTNRQLQLLQVIVDEFVMSAQPVGSRQLSKKEGITYSAATIRNEMADLEELGFLEKTHTSSGRVPSEKGYRFYVDHLLQPQIISSGEVAQIQSLFKKQIVEAEQIIKESANILSELTTYTTILLGPDVQKHRVKKFQIVPLTEQTAVAIIITDNGHVENRTLTLPPGFNPHDIEKMVNILNDRLVGVPLYELPIKLQTEAISVLKSHIHASDSIIRSLLSITSNHHENKVYYGGKSNMLNQPEFHDLEKMRMLMDLIDKESQVQTLFNEQKNGIQIRIGSENNHLAMENCSVITASFLVGEEQQGAIAIIGPTRMDYRRVVTLLDVMTNSLSRAFFDKKQ; this comes from the coding sequence ATGTTAACAAATCGGCAGTTACAACTATTGCAAGTAATCGTAGACGAATTTGTGATGTCAGCACAGCCTGTTGGTTCGCGTCAACTATCCAAAAAAGAAGGTATTACGTATAGTGCTGCTACAATACGTAATGAAATGGCAGATTTGGAGGAGCTGGGTTTTTTAGAAAAAACGCATACTTCTTCAGGAAGGGTCCCTTCTGAAAAAGGGTATCGCTTTTATGTCGACCATTTACTTCAGCCTCAAATCATTTCGAGTGGCGAAGTAGCGCAAATCCAGTCGCTCTTTAAAAAGCAGATTGTTGAAGCAGAACAAATTATAAAAGAATCCGCAAATATATTATCTGAATTGACGACATACACGACGATTTTACTCGGTCCGGATGTTCAAAAACATCGTGTCAAGAAATTCCAGATTGTACCGTTAACAGAACAGACAGCGGTGGCTATTATCATCACAGATAACGGTCATGTAGAAAATCGCACACTAACGTTACCACCGGGTTTTAACCCGCATGATATTGAAAAAATGGTTAATATTTTGAATGACCGCCTAGTCGGTGTGCCGCTATATGAACTTCCGATAAAGCTTCAAACTGAGGCGATATCGGTATTGAAGTCTCATATTCATGCATCCGATTCGATTATCCGGTCATTGTTATCCATTACTTCAAACCATCACGAAAATAAAGTTTATTACGGTGGTAAATCCAACATGTTGAATCAGCCGGAGTTCCATGATTTAGAAAAAATGCGAATGCTGATGGATCTGATCGACAAGGAAAGCCAAGTTCAAACTTTATTCAATGAACAGAAAAATGGTATTCAAATACGAATAGGTTCAGAAAACAATCATTTAGCAATGGAAAACTGCAGTGTCATCACCGCTTCCTTCCTTGTAGGGGAAGAACAGCAGGGGGCGATCGCCATTATCGGTCCGACGCGCATGGATTACCGACGTGTTGTTACATTATTGGATGTCATGACAAACAGTCTGTCCAGAGCGTTTTTCGATAAAAAGCAGTAA
- a CDS encoding VanZ family protein translates to MRKILAWLIVVLWMMLIFYFSQQPVFDSRDLSSNITKQLIEIAEKVTPLENVQESQVHHLVRKNAHFTIYFFLGIFALLALKLTGLKHALSAIIALVLCMIYAVTDEYHQLFVEGRGAQIKDIFIDWAGAATGITVATLLGLIGKSGKARSENRKSNAGYKVSER, encoded by the coding sequence ATGAGAAAAATACTTGCTTGGCTGATTGTTGTATTGTGGATGATGCTCATTTTTTACTTTTCACAACAACCAGTATTCGATTCAAGAGATTTAAGTTCAAACATTACAAAACAACTCATAGAGATTGCCGAAAAGGTGACACCGCTTGAAAATGTGCAGGAAAGCCAGGTGCATCACCTCGTCCGAAAAAACGCACATTTCACGATTTACTTTTTCCTCGGCATTTTTGCACTGCTGGCATTAAAACTAACTGGATTAAAGCATGCTCTTAGTGCGATCATTGCCTTAGTACTATGTATGATCTACGCGGTTACCGATGAATATCATCAGCTGTTTGTTGAAGGCAGAGGGGCTCAAATAAAGGATATTTTTATTGATTGGGCTGGGGCTGCAACGGGAATTACTGTGGCGACACTTCTTGGTTTAATCGGAAAATCCGGCAAGGCTCGTTCAGAAAACAGAAAATCCAACGCTGGTTACAAAGTAAGCGAACGTTAA
- the hemW gene encoding radical SAM family heme chaperone HemW, with the protein MARGVYIHIPFCHQICNYCDFNKVFFKNQPVDEYIEALGREMEMTVAGMPEAFINIETIFLGGGTPTALSAEQIEKLLSLITKHIPMSSVKEFSSEANPDELTIDKLQALYNGGVNRLSMGVQSFDQSLLKKIGRTHSNEHVYETIQNAKNVGFKNISIDLMYGLPGQTMEQWQETLEKALALNLPHYSAYSLIVEPKTIFYIQYAKGKLHLPTEDLEADMYGVLMDTMEAHGLRQYEISNFANEGYESTHNKIYWDNDEYAGFGAGAHGYLEGIRYSNVAPIKKYIETVMAGERPLLHEHEVTGDEKLEEQMFLGLRKSAGVTHEEFEKKFGQPMLSIYKEIIDQLQEEQLIEIDSEGIRLTRKGRFIGNEVFQRFLVGE; encoded by the coding sequence ATGGCTAGAGGTGTATATATTCACATTCCTTTTTGTCATCAAATTTGTAACTACTGCGATTTTAATAAAGTATTTTTTAAAAATCAGCCAGTTGATGAATATATAGAAGCGCTTGGACGGGAAATGGAAATGACGGTTGCCGGGATGCCGGAAGCGTTCATAAATATCGAAACGATTTTCCTTGGTGGCGGTACCCCGACTGCATTATCTGCAGAGCAAATCGAAAAATTATTATCGCTCATTACGAAACATATTCCGATGTCATCCGTAAAAGAGTTTAGTAGTGAAGCAAATCCGGATGAACTGACTATCGATAAATTGCAGGCACTTTACAATGGCGGCGTTAATCGTTTAAGTATGGGCGTCCAATCATTCGACCAGTCACTCTTAAAGAAAATCGGACGTACTCATTCGAATGAACATGTATATGAAACAATCCAAAACGCAAAAAATGTTGGATTTAAAAATATAAGCATTGATTTAATGTATGGTCTGCCTGGCCAGACGATGGAACAATGGCAAGAAACGCTAGAAAAGGCTTTAGCATTGAATCTGCCGCATTATTCGGCGTACTCGCTTATCGTAGAGCCTAAAACGATCTTTTATATCCAGTATGCAAAAGGGAAGCTCCATTTGCCGACAGAGGATCTTGAAGCGGACATGTATGGTGTTTTGATGGACACGATGGAAGCACACGGACTCCGGCAGTACGAAATTAGTAATTTTGCGAATGAAGGCTATGAGTCAACACATAATAAAATCTATTGGGATAATGACGAATACGCAGGATTTGGCGCTGGTGCTCACGGTTACTTGGAAGGAATACGCTATTCCAATGTCGCACCGATCAAAAAGTATATTGAAACAGTGATGGCAGGAGAGCGTCCTTTATTGCATGAGCATGAAGTGACAGGTGATGAGAAGCTGGAAGAGCAGATGTTTTTAGGGTTAAGAAAATCTGCCGGCGTGACACATGAAGAATTTGAGAAGAAATTCGGTCAGCCGATGCTTTCTATATATAAGGAAATAATCGATCAATTACAGGAAGAGCAACTGATTGAAATTGACTCTGAAGGGATTCGTTTAACTAGAAAAGGCCGTTTTATCGGCAATGAAGTATTTCAGCGGTTTTTAGTAGGGGAATAA
- a CDS encoding YveK family protein — protein sequence MGETISLQELIKIIKKRLVLIIAFTVIGCAVAAGISFYAITPIYEAQTQILVNQKGNADQVYSLQSTNTDLSLINTYQVIITSPVILNPVLESLDLDKTAGQLAQQISVFSKTDSKVVNIRVEDPNPAVAVDISNMVAEVFKENIPQLMSIDNISILSAAKLSENPSPVKPNKMMNIAIGAVIGVMLGLGVTFLIEFLDMSIKSERDVEDYLELPVIGMVDLIKEEKEKRFSFRAQKVGRS from the coding sequence TTGGGAGAAACAATCAGTCTACAGGAACTTATAAAAATCATAAAAAAACGGCTCGTACTCATTATCGCTTTTACAGTAATCGGCTGTGCAGTAGCAGCAGGCATCAGTTTTTATGCGATTACCCCGATTTATGAGGCACAAACACAAATTCTGGTGAATCAAAAAGGCAATGCCGATCAAGTGTATTCTTTGCAAAGTACCAATACCGATTTAAGTTTAATTAATACGTATCAGGTCATTATTACAAGCCCGGTCATCTTGAATCCGGTACTGGAAAGTCTTGATTTGGATAAAACGGCAGGACAGCTGGCACAGCAAATATCGGTGTTCAGTAAAACGGATTCCAAAGTGGTCAATATCCGTGTGGAGGACCCGAATCCGGCAGTAGCTGTGGACATATCGAATATGGTAGCGGAAGTATTTAAGGAGAACATTCCACAGTTAATGAGTATCGATAATATTTCGATTTTGTCCGCTGCTAAATTGAGCGAAAATCCGTCACCGGTAAAACCGAATAAGATGATGAACATCGCAATTGGTGCTGTCATTGGGGTCATGCTCGGATTAGGAGTGACATTCCTCATTGAGTTTTTGGATATGTCGATTAAGAGCGAGCGCGATGTGGAAGATTATCTGGAATTACCGGTGATCGGCATGGTTGATTTGATTAAAGAAGAAAAGGAAAAAAGATTTTCTTTTCGTGCGCAGAAAGTGGGGAGAAGTTAA
- a CDS encoding polysaccharide biosynthesis protein, which translates to MSYTARYTTFSILDSMIVVSAIFISYFLLHPSLTVYSDTVIFLSAVTLLVSHHISAHFFHLYNRLWSLASVKELLIIGYAVTTSVLAASAIQFVIKQDIYFRLMAVTWLLHILLIGGSRFFLRVAHDWSSRKPVADGNRVLIVGAGEAGTMLLRSLKRNPSEYQVVAIVDDDLNKQHLKLLDVNVCGTTKDIPHLVQTKGIQEIILAIPSLSKKEIREIYNRLGETKATIKIMPKIEDVMTGKVSVNDMQEIKIEDLLGREEVKLDMVALSKKLANKKILITGAGGSIGSEICRQTAQFHPKQIIMLGHGENSIYKIHLELSEKTEYKDIEFVPVIADVQDRERIFEVVQQFEPDVIYHAAAHKHVPMMESNPRESVKNNVFGTKNIAEAAHTFGVSNFVMISTDKAVNPPNVMGATKRIAEMIIQNLATYSGTNFAAVRFGNVLGSRGSVIPRFKAQIAAGGPVTVTHPDMTRYFMTIPEASRLVLQAGALARGGEVFVLDMGEPMKIVDLAKNLIRLSGFSEEEIEIEFTGIRPGEKMFEELLNAEEIQEEHIYPKIHVGKASRIEGQLLSDLLRDIDACHSSDLKAKLIKISNANWNRDEISVHETIA; encoded by the coding sequence TTGAGTTATACCGCTAGATACACGACATTTTCTATTTTGGATTCAATGATTGTCGTGTCAGCCATTTTTATCAGTTATTTTTTACTGCATCCGTCGTTAACAGTCTATTCGGATACAGTCATTTTTTTAAGTGCTGTTACACTGCTCGTCAGTCATCATATATCAGCGCACTTTTTCCACCTGTACAACCGGCTGTGGAGTCTGGCATCTGTTAAAGAGCTGCTCATTATCGGCTATGCGGTGACGACATCTGTTTTAGCAGCAAGTGCCATCCAGTTTGTTATCAAGCAGGATATTTATTTTCGTCTAATGGCAGTGACATGGCTGCTGCATATTTTATTGATCGGGGGATCGCGTTTCTTTCTTAGGGTTGCGCATGACTGGTCTTCCCGCAAACCGGTTGCTGATGGAAACCGTGTATTGATTGTCGGTGCCGGTGAGGCGGGAACAATGCTGCTCCGTAGTCTGAAACGGAATCCGTCAGAATATCAGGTAGTCGCCATTGTCGACGATGACCTGAACAAACAGCATTTAAAACTGCTGGACGTCAATGTATGCGGAACAACGAAGGACATTCCGCATCTTGTACAGACAAAGGGAATCCAGGAAATTATTTTAGCCATTCCTTCTTTGAGCAAAAAAGAAATACGCGAAATTTATAACCGCTTAGGTGAAACGAAAGCAACGATCAAAATCATGCCGAAAATTGAAGATGTGATGACCGGGAAAGTTTCCGTGAATGATATGCAGGAAATCAAAATCGAAGACTTGCTTGGACGGGAAGAAGTCAAACTGGATATGGTGGCCCTCTCGAAAAAGTTAGCGAATAAAAAGATTCTCATCACAGGTGCCGGGGGATCGATTGGTTCGGAAATTTGCCGGCAAACCGCCCAGTTTCATCCGAAACAGATTATCATGCTTGGGCATGGCGAAAACTCGATTTATAAAATCCACCTAGAATTATCTGAAAAGACTGAATACAAGGATATCGAATTTGTTCCGGTCATTGCGGATGTGCAGGACAGGGAACGGATTTTTGAAGTCGTCCAGCAGTTTGAGCCGGATGTCATTTACCATGCGGCAGCACATAAGCATGTACCGATGATGGAAAGCAACCCACGGGAATCGGTAAAAAACAATGTTTTCGGCACTAAAAATATTGCGGAGGCGGCACATACATTTGGTGTTTCAAATTTTGTTATGATTTCAACCGATAAAGCGGTCAACCCTCCGAATGTGATGGGTGCGACAAAGCGGATCGCCGAAATGATCATTCAAAACCTTGCCACGTACAGCGGGACAAACTTTGCTGCTGTTCGTTTTGGAAATGTACTTGGATCAAGAGGCAGTGTTATTCCAAGATTTAAAGCGCAAATTGCGGCAGGCGGACCTGTAACAGTGACACATCCTGATATGACCCGCTATTTTATGACGATTCCCGAAGCATCCAGACTTGTACTACAGGCAGGAGCACTTGCCCGAGGTGGGGAAGTATTCGTCCTTGATATGGGAGAACCGATGAAAATAGTCGACCTTGCCAAAAATCTTATTCGTCTATCCGGTTTTTCGGAAGAGGAAATCGAGATTGAATTTACGGGTATTCGTCCGGGTGAAAAGATGTTCGAGGAATTATTGAATGCGGAAGAAATTCAGGAAGAGCATATTTACCCGAAAATTCATGTCGGGAAAGCGAGCCGGATTGAAGGGCAGCTGCTGTCCGATTTACTAAGAGATATCGATGCGTGTCATTCGTCTGATTTAAAAGCGAAACTGATTAAAATTTCAAATGCGAATTGGAATCGGGATGAAATCAGTGTGCATGAAACGATTGCCTGA